One window of the Deinobacterium chartae genome contains the following:
- a CDS encoding DUF4129 domain-containing protein — protein MTPPPRGRLTLPEAALCVLIPLAWWGSAESLPGWWPAGLAAALLLGRRLSEGSWSLPVLLAAAVGLTRLPDLLGVAVTFFPAAILGVAAHLAADRILSGHALGLLVVAAVWLLFPSAGGLAALLGTGLVLGASRPVLRGPSLHVARPALALLLGAALLLALFSAPLRRPALPMPGGGPAAQQAADPAPASTDPGARRPANDRAPPVRRTVTTAPDDLLPPWLGHLLGQSLMLSLMLATLALLALMLQLRRGGPRSPLQPETLLPVAALLLSVLMLLLYAGLSTPSGGAGAGGGASPETGLALEEGGTRTLPPLVRSISRALLLVGWLGSVITLVALAALVVYLLRRPAGGTDAARAVPERGPADAEKREVDPSAVRALYRSFLEVMRARGLERHPSDAPGDFARRAAERFPELAGAVNAITRAYLPVRYGGRPDLETFDQARAALAHIQETA, from the coding sequence GTGACTCCCCCGCCCCGCGGGCGCTTGACCCTGCCCGAAGCGGCCCTGTGCGTGCTGATCCCGCTGGCGTGGTGGGGAAGTGCGGAAAGCCTGCCCGGCTGGTGGCCAGCGGGCCTGGCTGCCGCACTGCTGCTGGGGCGCAGGCTCTCGGAAGGATCTTGGAGCCTGCCGGTCCTGCTGGCGGCGGCGGTCGGGCTGACCCGATTGCCCGACCTGCTCGGTGTGGCGGTTACCTTTTTCCCAGCGGCAATCTTGGGCGTTGCGGCCCACCTGGCTGCGGACCGCATCCTCAGCGGCCACGCCCTGGGCCTGCTCGTGGTGGCCGCAGTGTGGCTGCTCTTTCCCAGCGCCGGTGGCCTCGCGGCCCTGCTGGGAACCGGGCTGGTGCTGGGTGCCTCGAGACCGGTGCTGCGCGGACCCAGCCTGCACGTCGCGCGCCCCGCGCTCGCCCTGCTGCTGGGAGCCGCGCTGCTGCTGGCCCTGTTCAGCGCGCCGCTGCGCCGCCCCGCGCTGCCAATGCCCGGCGGCGGCCCGGCGGCGCAGCAGGCGGCGGACCCAGCGCCCGCCTCCACCGACCCGGGCGCGCGACGCCCTGCGAACGACCGGGCCCCCCCGGTCCGGCGGACGGTGACCACCGCCCCGGACGACCTGTTGCCGCCCTGGCTGGGTCATCTGCTGGGCCAGAGCCTGATGCTGAGCCTGATGCTGGCCACCCTGGCCCTGCTGGCCCTGATGCTGCAGCTTCGCCGCGGCGGGCCGCGCTCCCCGCTGCAGCCCGAGACGCTGCTTCCGGTCGCAGCGCTGCTGCTCAGCGTGCTGATGCTGCTGCTCTACGCGGGCCTGAGCACCCCTTCGGGCGGGGCCGGAGCGGGAGGCGGCGCGTCGCCTGAAACGGGCCTTGCCCTCGAGGAGGGCGGCACCCGCACGCTTCCACCGCTGGTGCGCTCGATCAGCCGGGCGCTGCTGCTGGTCGGCTGGCTGGGCAGCGTCATCACCCTGGTGGCCCTGGCCGCGCTGGTGGTGTACCTGCTGCGTCGGCCCGCGGGCGGCACCGACGCGGCCAGGGCCGTACCCGAACGCGGCCCTGCAGACGCCGAAAAGCGCGAGGTGGATCCCAGCGCGGTGCGCGCCCTGTACCGCAGCTTCCTCGAGGTCATGCGCGCGCGCGGCCTGGAGCGCCACCCGTCCGACGCCCCCGGCGATTTCGCCCGCCGCGCCGCCGAGCGTTTTCCCGAGCTGGCGGGAGCAGTCAACGCCATCACCCGTGCCTACCTGCCGGTCCGCTACGGCGGCCGTCCCGACCTTGAGACCTTCGATCAGGCGCGCGCCGCGCTGGCACACATTCAGGAGACCGCATGA
- a CDS encoding AAA family ATPase: MIQTVAHRILDNVDRVLVGKREVTALAVAGILAGGHLLLEDAPGTGKTMLARSLALSLGLSFRRIQFTPDLLPGDVTGVSIYRAGEFVFQPGPIFAGVLLADEINRATPKTQSALLEAMAEGQVSEGGVTHPLPSPFVVIATQNPVEQEGTYRLPEAQLDRFLLRLSVGYPSLEEEVAMLARLEETHPIESLGQVTAAAELLEARERVRRVRMSPELARYIATLVGETRRLEVLSLGASPRASLALQGVGKALAALEGRDFVIPEDLKRAAVPVLAHRVNLRTEARLRGLRAEEVIADLLDRVPVPVET, encoded by the coding sequence ATGATTCAGACCGTCGCCCACCGCATTCTCGACAACGTCGACCGGGTTCTGGTCGGCAAACGCGAGGTGACCGCCCTGGCAGTTGCCGGCATTCTGGCCGGAGGCCACCTGTTGCTCGAGGACGCGCCGGGCACCGGCAAGACCATGCTGGCCCGCAGCCTGGCACTCAGCCTGGGCCTCAGCTTCCGCCGGATTCAGTTCACGCCGGACCTGCTGCCCGGCGACGTGACCGGCGTGAGCATCTACCGCGCCGGGGAGTTCGTGTTCCAGCCGGGACCGATCTTTGCCGGCGTGCTGCTGGCCGACGAGATCAACCGCGCCACCCCCAAGACCCAGTCGGCCCTGCTCGAGGCGATGGCCGAAGGACAAGTCAGCGAGGGCGGCGTCACCCATCCGCTGCCGTCGCCGTTCGTGGTGATCGCCACCCAAAATCCGGTGGAACAAGAAGGCACCTACCGCCTGCCCGAAGCCCAGCTCGACCGTTTTCTGCTGCGGCTCTCGGTCGGCTATCCCAGCCTCGAGGAGGAGGTGGCGATGCTCGCACGCCTCGAGGAGACGCACCCGATCGAGTCGCTGGGGCAAGTTACTGCGGCAGCCGAGCTGCTCGAGGCACGCGAGCGGGTGCGCCGGGTGCGGATGTCTCCGGAACTGGCGCGCTACATCGCCACCCTGGTCGGAGAAACCCGCCGCCTCGAGGTGCTCTCGCTGGGAGCCTCGCCGCGCGCCAGCCTCGCACTCCAGGGCGTGGGCAAGGCCTTGGCCGCGCTCGAGGGGCGCGACTTCGTGATCCCCGAGGACCTCAAGCGCGCGGCCGTACCGGTGCTCGCCCACCGCGTGAACCTGCGCACCGAGGCCAGACTGCGCGGCCTGCGCGCCGAGGAGGTCATCGCGGACCTGCTGGACCGCGTACCGGTTCCGGTCGAGACGTGA